The Quercus lobata isolate SW786 chromosome 4, ValleyOak3.0 Primary Assembly, whole genome shotgun sequence genome segment TCAAACTATAACGAACATCAATTTCTAGCAATTAAGTCAAATTGACGAGCATAACCATTGTCTCagtaaatttttcttctttgtataCTTGAGTCAAATTTACGTAGATAATTGATGATTACAGGATTTTTGATTGCAGCATGCACAACATGATCTCACACATTCAAAAGAAGCGATGAGAAGAAATGAATACCcagaatttgaacaaaaattccAATAACACAAGTCAACAGTACGCTTTTAGCAAGAAACAACCGCCAAAGAAGgctaaattataaattgcactGTCCAAGTTTGACTTGTTTTCATCTTCAACtttataatttcaattttttcaattgagCCCCTCAACTTCCATCCTGTTTCCAATGTGCGCTTTTGTCCACCTCCATCTAATTTGTGGAGTTCACCAAAACAACGCAATTTTGCTAACTCTcagtttcccaaaaaaaaagaacttttccTCTCATTCTGTCTCTTTGCCATAACTTCCTCTCATTCTCTATTTCCATTGCTTCAAGGTAGTGCGGCAAACAAGAGTTGAATCAACAGCTTGGGATGGGAGGCGTGGGTGGCTTCGAACAACAGTGAATATGAACGGCAGCACttggtttgggtttgattgGGAAACATAGGTGGGTAGTGACGTACAATCTAGCTTGGGCAATGGTGAATTGGTTAGGTAGTAAGTTTGGTCTGGGTTTGGTTAATTCACATTGGAATGCGTCCTTGGCAACAGTGGTGGTGATTAAGGGTTTATTGTGTGGCCAATTGGCTTAGAGAGGCGACGTTGGCCATAAGTGCTGGTTGGGTTGTTGAGAACAGCTCGGTGGTTTGATTTATGGGTATGGCCGTATGGGGGTTGAGATTGAGAAGCCCTCAAGCTCCAAATGACTTGTTCCCACACCAAATGACATTgcaaacaccaccaccaccatttgAACGAATTACTAacattgggaaaaaaaaaaaaactgagtcCACTATGAAATATTTACTCATGGGCAGAGCAAGATCTTCTATTTTTAATCACGGTAgagatgaaaatgaaaacagacCAAACTTAGAGGGTGTAGTTTGTAATTTAGCAGAGAAAGAGAGCCAAAAATTCTATTGTTCCAAGAATCTGTAAATACTTTTCCAAATGCCAAAGGGGAAAAACTTGCTTCTTTTAGCCAAACTATTAGACTATTTACTTCAAAAGTGATAATTTACGATTTACTCATATCAATGGCATCTCATCCCCAAGTTACTACTGCTACTACCAATTACAACCGCAAACACCAGGAAGcacaaatatttcaaaataacaGCCTTAAGTCTTTAATTCTAGCTATTAAGCATTGCAAGCAATAAAATCCCGAAATTCTTTTTTCGAttagtaataactaataaatccataaattctaaattgaagGAATCATTAAAACtaactcaaataataataatataaaaaataaaataaaataaaaattaaaaaaaccgcAATTGAGAGAACAAAACATGCTTACACTTCCCCTGAGTGTGACAGCAATCCCAAGTGTTTGTCCTTCCCTGATCTTGAACGTGGCTATAGCATTTTTCGCCCGTGTCTTTATTGGCCTCTGCCCTGTTATGAGTGCCAGATCATTCATTGCCGCTTCCAAACCCTTTGAGTTCTGTTGAGCATCCCCAATACCGCAATTCACCACAATCTTCTCAATCTTCGGAACCTACATTGCAAATTTGAACAAGAAAAAACACTTTATTCTGAACCCAAAAAGATGAATCATAACccaaacttaaaattaaaaggCAACCAAAGTACTAATCCCCCCTTTATTTTTCAATGGAAAGTGTACCTTGGCCACCAAGAAAACAAGCAACTCTGACCCCCAAAaaactgaatatatatatatatatatatatatatatatatataagctcaTCTACTCCAATGTAGTTGAATTATTTAATTCCTCTTTCTTGAGTTTGCGCAAATGGATATAGTAATGCTACATAAACAACGTTTTTCACAAcagttcattttttaattttttttaaattttttatggttcttataagattacttttttagcTACCATTAACCACTACTAGGCACCAGCCATCTCAGCAgttgataaatattttgtgacATTTTCTCATATAACCAAAAGACCAttctccattaaaaaaaaaaaaaccatatattaTAGCATAACACTCTTCAGCCCCAAACTCAAACCCCAATAGAAAttcaaacaatgaatttgatagagaaagttaataaaagaaATGGGGTTACCTGGAGGATATTCTGGTAGGAGAACTCTTCCTTGAGCTTGGGAATGATTTTTTCGATGTAAGTGGCCTTGAGACGACTGGGCTTCTCCGCCTCCGACTTCTCCACCAGCACAGCAGCCCCCGCCGCCGACTTCACCGTCGTCAACACCGCCCCATTTCTAGGGACCGCCCGTACTGACATTGGGGATTTGAAAAGTGGGGATTGGCCGTGAAACGACGACGTCGCGGAGCCTAAGAGAGAAGGACTCGCCATGGTGAtactgatgatgatgatgtgagGTTGGGTTTGTTTCACAGTGTCTGTGAGAGTctgtgtttttttctcttttgtgcGTTTAGGGGTGGTGATAGGGGGCTTCAATTGGAGTTTATTTACGAGAATGCTGAATGCTTGGTTCCCTGATGTGGGTTTTgtgtaaatattttgaaaaggaAGGTGGTGGTTGTGTTTTGGCCTCAATAGAAGAGGATAAGGGGAGCTTGACTTGATGAATTTTAATCCACAAGCACTTGCACGTTTTGGTATTCTGCTACAAGTCGTATGTATATATACGACATTGTCGTTGAGAATGGGAACATTTAGATGCTAAGAGCACCtcaaagtaacaaaaaaattttgcttttttttttttttttttttttgggatagaaaGACTAAAACTTTATTTATGAAGATAAAGAAACAGATACATCATGGACAAGAGCTTGTTCTAAAAAACAAGGACACTCTTCAATTCAAGCAAAGAAATTATCCAAGCTAAGAGCTTGTTTTGCCAATAAATGAGCAGGCTTATTGCCTTGCCTTTTAACATGGGAGAAGGACACTTTCCTAAACTCATTACATTCAGCTAGCATCCCATATATCAGACTAGAAACAGTTGATGGAGCACTAGAAACAGTTGATGGAGCATTCGAAACTTGTTTTTAGTAACTCAAAAACTTACTTAATCTATTTTAACATCTTACTTTATAACATCTTACTTTATAATACAACCTgtatcaaaagttttttttttttaaaaaaataataatataaacaactcattaaaataataaaataaaataaaaacaacctcCACAAAAATCAATAGCAATCAGCCACAACCACCTCCATCTCTGCTCTACCATAGTGGCAACCACaattgaccccaaaaaaataaataaaaaataaaacaaaacaaaactacaaCCCAACCACTACCTTCCTCTTCCAAATCACAAAACAACCACCATCACAATCACAAAACCCTGCCACCTTCCTCTTCCACCACCATCACAAAATCTCAACCACCA includes the following:
- the LOC115987109 gene encoding 50S ribosomal protein L5, chloroplastic, whose protein sequence is MASPSLLGSATSSFHGQSPLFKSPMSVRAVPRNGAVLTTVKSAAGAAVLVEKSEAEKPSRLKATYIEKIIPKLKEEFSYQNILQVPKIEKIVVNCGIGDAQQNSKGLEAAMNDLALITGQRPIKTRAKNAIATFKIREGQTLGIAVTLRGSMMYSFLDRLINLAFPRTRDFQGVNPNSFDGHGNYSIGIREQSVFPEIRYDALGKPRGMDVCIATTAKTDQEAQRLLALMGMPFREGGGSEMVRKKKLKAHHFGSKSRGRSRR